One genomic region from Natrinema caseinilyticum encodes:
- a CDS encoding acylphosphatase translates to MAGRTRAHVFVSGTVQGVYYRANTRDAAHEKGVDGWVKNLNDGRVEAVFEGPEDAVEGMIEWCHTGSPAADVEDVQAEFEEPKSEDGFEIRY, encoded by the coding sequence ATGGCAGGTCGAACCCGCGCACACGTGTTCGTCTCGGGAACGGTACAGGGCGTCTACTACCGCGCCAATACTCGTGACGCGGCACACGAGAAGGGCGTCGACGGCTGGGTGAAGAATTTGAACGACGGTCGCGTCGAGGCGGTCTTCGAGGGCCCCGAGGACGCCGTCGAGGGGATGATCGAGTGGTGTCACACGGGAAGCCCGGCGGCCGACGTCGAAGACGTCCAGGCCGAATTCGAGGAGCCCAAAAGCGAGGACGGATTCGAAATCCGGTATTGA
- a CDS encoding mRNA cleavage and polyadenylation specificity factor-like protein — protein MTVRHRDGIHFERGGEPWVVADARSAAGRVNVVSHAHADHTFRTASESIVCSAETAAIAEARTGTGFAFVERVPGIELVPAGHVVGSRAAIIDLERVPGSSADVSDDGGPRRYCYTGDFSTRDRCYLEGFDPRAVDVDALVMETTYGLPKYRFSTQEELEAAITDWLRDNDDRPCFLFGYSLGRAQKLQWLARDATVDGDREILVSDSIREVNRAIERATDGVSPDGPTDRSTNGSAAGGLAFPGRRYDSLRGLTDEIVILPSNQARADWVETAVDRENGLKAGFSGWAVDDSFRYRGNYDVTFPLTDHCDFDELVETVRAIDPEIVDTNHGFDEAFADHLATEYGYRAQPLKRNQTTLSEFR, from the coding sequence GTGACCGTACGGCACCGAGACGGCATCCACTTCGAGCGGGGCGGCGAGCCGTGGGTCGTCGCCGACGCTCGAAGCGCCGCGGGCAGGGTCAACGTCGTGAGCCACGCCCACGCGGATCACACGTTTCGGACGGCGTCGGAATCGATCGTCTGCTCGGCCGAAACCGCCGCGATAGCCGAGGCCAGGACCGGTACCGGATTCGCGTTCGTCGAACGTGTCCCGGGCATCGAACTCGTTCCGGCCGGCCACGTCGTCGGCTCCCGCGCGGCGATCATCGATCTGGAGCGCGTGCCCGGCAGTTCCGCGGATGTGTCCGACGACGGCGGTCCCCGGCGCTACTGTTACACCGGCGATTTCTCGACGCGCGATCGGTGTTACCTCGAGGGGTTCGATCCCCGCGCCGTGGACGTGGACGCGCTCGTTATGGAAACGACGTACGGGCTTCCAAAGTACCGATTTTCGACGCAGGAGGAACTCGAGGCGGCGATCACCGACTGGCTTCGAGACAACGACGACCGGCCGTGTTTCCTGTTCGGCTACTCGCTGGGCCGCGCCCAGAAGCTCCAGTGGCTGGCCCGCGACGCGACGGTCGACGGGGATCGAGAGATCCTCGTCTCCGACTCCATCCGCGAGGTGAACCGGGCGATCGAACGGGCGACCGACGGCGTCTCACCGGACGGACCGACCGATCGCTCGACGAACGGATCGGCTGCGGGCGGCCTCGCGTTCCCCGGGCGACGCTACGACTCGCTGCGCGGACTGACCGACGAAATCGTGATCCTGCCGTCGAATCAGGCCCGAGCCGACTGGGTCGAGACGGCCGTCGACCGCGAGAACGGTCTGAAGGCGGGCTTTTCGGGGTGGGCGGTCGACGACTCCTTTCGCTATCGAGGAAACTACGACGTGACGTTTCCGCTCACGGACCACTGCGACTTCGACGAACTCGTCGAAACGGTCCGCGCGATCGATCCGGAGATCGTCGACACGAATCACGGCTTCGACGAGGCGTTCGCCGACCACCTCGCGACCGAGTACGGCTACCGAGCGCAGCCGCTGAAGCGAAACCAGACGACCCTCTCGGAGTTCCGCTGA
- a CDS encoding DNA-3-methyladenine glycosylase family protein: protein METGTIPVDELAGGLDLYRTLESGQSYLWRRDDGDMYAGTAAPDSWYSTVVDGEVIRVRAQSDPDDDVLEWESTTDAESTVRRLLRLDDDLEAIVAAAPDDPLLREAYEAHRGMRLVADPAFGTLISFICSAQMRVSRIHGMVSTLAREYGEERTFDGDVYAEFPTPERLATATEAELRELGLGYRAPYVVRTAEMVAHGEAHPEAARDLEYEAARDYLTQFVGVGDKVADCVLLFSLGFDEAVPLDTWIKSAIAEHYPDCDRGSYAETSRAIRDRLGGEYAGYAQTYLFHHLRTGE, encoded by the coding sequence ATGGAGACGGGGACGATCCCGGTCGACGAACTGGCCGGCGGACTGGACCTGTACCGAACCCTCGAGAGCGGCCAAAGCTACCTCTGGCGGCGCGACGACGGAGATATGTACGCCGGGACGGCCGCTCCCGACTCGTGGTATTCGACCGTCGTCGACGGCGAGGTGATCCGCGTTCGGGCCCAGAGTGACCCCGATGACGACGTCCTCGAGTGGGAATCGACGACCGACGCCGAGTCGACGGTGCGTCGGCTCTTGCGATTGGACGACGATCTCGAGGCGATCGTCGCCGCCGCACCGGACGACCCGTTGCTCCGGGAGGCCTACGAGGCCCATCGGGGGATGCGGTTGGTCGCCGATCCCGCGTTCGGAACGCTGATCTCGTTCATCTGCTCGGCACAGATGCGGGTGAGCCGCATTCACGGGATGGTCTCGACGCTGGCGCGGGAGTACGGCGAGGAGCGGACGTTCGACGGCGACGTCTACGCGGAATTTCCGACCCCGGAACGACTCGCGACGGCGACCGAAGCCGAACTCCGCGAACTCGGACTCGGTTATCGAGCCCCCTACGTCGTCCGGACGGCCGAGATGGTCGCACACGGCGAGGCACACCCGGAGGCGGCTCGGGACCTCGAGTACGAGGCGGCTCGAGACTACCTGACGCAGTTCGTAGGCGTCGGCGACAAAGTCGCGGATTGCGTCCTGCTCTTTTCGCTGGGATTCGACGAGGCCGTTCCGCTCGACACCTGGATCAAATCGGCAATCGCGGAGCACTATCCGGACTGTGACCGTGGGTCATACGCCGAGACCTCGCGAGCGATTCGGGACCGACTCGGCGGCGAATACGCGGGATACGCCCAGACGTATCTCTTCCACCACTTGCGAACCGGCGAGTGA
- a CDS encoding DUF555 domain-containing protein yields the protein MNCRVVVEAAVPVFDVETEDEAIRIAISKTGEMLNPDLNYVEINMGERTSPSGEELPPAFIAADEALVALELEMTVFNVEREEHASRIARKEIGQRLENIPLEVEHVTVLEDEPDDDSTDDSSADQEDDDRDSAAETDGEDDDDDEEILPEFEDLVE from the coding sequence ATGAATTGCAGGGTCGTCGTCGAAGCTGCAGTGCCGGTATTCGACGTTGAAACGGAAGACGAGGCGATCCGTATCGCCATCTCGAAGACGGGCGAGATGTTGAACCCTGACCTGAATTACGTGGAGATCAACATGGGTGAGCGAACCTCCCCATCGGGAGAGGAACTCCCACCCGCGTTTATCGCAGCCGACGAGGCGCTCGTCGCGCTCGAACTGGAGATGACCGTCTTCAACGTCGAGCGCGAGGAACACGCCTCGCGAATCGCACGAAAGGAGATCGGTCAACGACTCGAGAACATCCCGCTCGAGGTCGAACACGTCACCGTCTTAGAGGACGAACCGGACGACGATTCGACCGACGACTCGTCAGCGGACCAGGAGGACGATGACCGTGACTCGGCGGCCGAAACCGACGGCGAAGACGACGACGACGACGAGGAAATCCTCCCCGAATTCGAGGATCTGGTCGAGTGA
- a CDS encoding UPF0058 family protein codes for MKKQELIHLHGLLAEVSNQCAEWNDCQIDLEEYESRGIRPTSIHKSKTDHKAAVFALAGGITTNMREGEQEAVAAAAD; via the coding sequence ATGAAGAAACAGGAGCTCATTCACCTTCACGGCCTTCTCGCGGAGGTATCGAACCAGTGCGCTGAATGGAACGATTGTCAAATTGACCTTGAAGAATACGAGTCCCGGGGGATCCGACCGACGTCGATCCACAAATCGAAAACTGATCACAAAGCTGCTGTTTTTGCGCTCGCCGGTGGAATCACAACGAACATGCGAGAGGGTGAGCAGGAAGCAGTCGCCGCCGCCGCAGACTGA
- a CDS encoding transcription initiation factor IIB, with translation MTDTSIRTYTNERETEDEETTTVSDERERCPECGGRLVSDDEHAETVCEDCGLVVEEDEIDRGPEWRAFDASEKDEKSRVGAPTTKMMHDQGLSTNIGWQDKDAYGRALSSRQRQKMQRLRTWNERFRTRDSKERNLKQALGEIDRMASALGLPENVRETASVIYRRALEEDLLPGRSIEGVATASLYAAARQAGTPRSLDEISAVSRVEKMELTRTYRYIIRELGLEVKPADPEHYVPRFVSDLDLSDETERMARELLESARQEGVHSGKSPVGLAAAAVYAAALLTNEKVTQNEVSEVASISEVTIRNRYKELLEASDTAAPA, from the coding sequence ATGACAGATACGAGCATCCGGACGTACACGAACGAGCGAGAGACCGAAGACGAAGAAACCACCACGGTATCCGACGAGCGGGAGCGCTGCCCGGAGTGTGGCGGCCGGCTCGTCTCGGACGACGAACACGCCGAGACGGTCTGTGAAGACTGCGGGCTCGTCGTCGAGGAAGACGAGATCGACCGCGGCCCCGAGTGGCGGGCGTTCGACGCCTCGGAGAAGGACGAGAAGTCCCGCGTCGGCGCGCCCACCACCAAAATGATGCACGACCAGGGGCTGTCGACCAACATCGGCTGGCAGGACAAAGACGCCTACGGCCGCGCCCTCTCGAGCCGCCAGCGCCAGAAGATGCAGCGGCTGCGCACCTGGAACGAGCGATTCCGCACCCGCGACTCCAAGGAACGCAACCTCAAGCAGGCACTCGGCGAGATCGACCGGATGGCCTCCGCACTCGGGCTCCCCGAAAACGTCCGCGAGACGGCGAGCGTCATCTACCGGCGCGCACTCGAGGAGGACCTCCTGCCGGGCCGATCGATCGAGGGCGTCGCGACCGCCTCGCTGTACGCGGCGGCTCGCCAGGCCGGCACCCCCCGCAGCCTCGACGAGATATCGGCCGTCTCCCGAGTCGAAAAGATGGAGCTGACCCGCACGTACCGGTACATCATCCGGGAGCTCGGCCTCGAGGTCAAACCGGCCGACCCCGAACACTACGTGCCGCGGTTCGTGAGCGATCTCGATCTCTCCGACGAGACCGAGCGGATGGCCCGCGAACTGCTCGAATCGGCTCGCCAGGAGGGCGTCCACAGCGGGAAGTCCCCCGTCGGGCTCGCCGCAGCGGCAGTGTACGCCGCCGCGCTCCTGACCAACGAGAAGGTCACCCAGAACGAGGTCAGCGAGGTCGCGAGCATCTCCGAAGTCACCATCCGGAACCGGTACAAGGAACTGCTCGAGGCCTCCGATACGGCCGCACCTGCGTAA
- a CDS encoding DUF357 domain-containing protein: MGADLEEKTNRYGELLAEALEAATVAPPEGTPMEAAAADCYEMAASYLEDGTHFRDQGDLVNALASFSYGHAWLDAGARIGLFDVPREGHLFTVDEQTGPEDP, from the coding sequence ATGGGTGCCGATCTCGAGGAGAAGACGAACCGGTACGGCGAGTTACTTGCGGAGGCGCTCGAGGCGGCCACGGTCGCGCCGCCGGAGGGGACGCCGATGGAAGCGGCGGCGGCGGACTGTTACGAAATGGCGGCGTCCTATCTCGAGGACGGAACGCACTTTCGAGACCAGGGGGACCTCGTCAACGCGCTGGCGTCGTTTTCCTACGGTCACGCGTGGCTCGACGCGGGCGCTCGTATCGGATTGTTCGACGTTCCGCGGGAGGGCCACCTCTTTACTGTCGACGAGCAAACGGGTCCGGAGGACCCCTGA